A segment of the Symmachiella macrocystis genome:
GAAGTGCCATGTCAGGCCCGTGCCGACCCAGTACGTGGCCAGTTCGTCTGAGGTGAAATCCCCAAAGGTCTCCGTGTCGCGAAACATGCCGCCGGCGAAGAAGTCCATATCGACGTTGGGAAGCAAGTCCTTAATCCCAAATCCACCTGTGAGACGATGACGGTTGAACGCCGGGAACTGCGCCTGCACGTAGCGGATGGCGGCTTGACCACCGGGAGGCGTCACGCCTCCAGCTGAATTCCCAACTTGCGTTCGTGTGGCGTTTTGAGCGTAAACATAACCCAGTCGCAGTTTGACGCGGTCGTTCACCGAATATTGGCTGCCGAATTGGAAAACCCACTGGTCGTCGTAAACCGCCCCGAATAAATCCGTATCGGACCATTGCTTGAACAGGACGTCGGCTGCCAGCAGCAACCGCCCGTTCATCAGAGATTCATCAGCGATGCCAAGCCCGTAGTTGTTCGGCAGATCGACAAAAATGTCAGAAATGATGGGATCACGCAGGGGCACATCGAGAATCGCCGCGTCGTCGAAGTTGTAGCTTTGTTTCGTTTGATAGTAAAAGCCGACCGTCGTCGCTGGCGCAATGTCGTAGTCGACACCGACCGACCCCCGTAATGCATAGTCATAGGCAGCTCCAGTCAGCCCCACGAACGGGCCGTCCAAAGTTCCATTGCCGAGTTGCAGCTTAGCACCAACCGACAATTCTTCAGTCACGTCAACGCCGGCCGCCACGTTGACATCCAGAAAGGCGAGAAAGGCTGAGGTGCCGTTGCTTTCGGGGACTTGGCGAAAGCTGCTACCGACCCCAGCGGAGCTGATCAGCCCCACACCTAGCGTGCCGGGAACACCCAGAGGACGCAGATCTTGCGCGACGGCGATGTTCCCCAACAGCGACCCTTGGCCTACGGACTTTGCCTCAAAAGGCCCCACGAGTTGGGAAAATAGACTCCCCGCTGGCGGATTGTTCGAGATGTTAAAGGTCGACTCGACCCATGATCCGCTGAACCCGAATGTGGTTCCGGTCAACCGTGCGACCGTGGCAGGATTGCCGTTGATCGCCGACTGCACATCCTGCGGCCGTGCCAAACTCGCTCCACCCATCGCGCCGGACACGGGCATCATTGTGTTGTGTAACTCGACGCCGAAGGCTTGCGCTTGCGCATTTTGAGCATTGATTGCGATTGTGCAAACTGAAATTGTCAGCACGATTAACGCTTGCAGATTGCGGTGCATCGACGCTCCCCCGACTATGTTCTGAGATAGGCATTCACCAAGGCTCTCGTGAGCGAGGATAGAGCCTCAGGAAATTTGGTTGTGTCAATCAGGAAGAATCGGCAAAGTCCGATCCTTCGTCACAACTACTTCGATGCTTAAATTCGACCAATTCCAGAAACGGGCTATTGGAATAACGTCGAAAACTAGGTCAGAACGGCGGGATTAAGCGATTCGATCCGCAAAATCCGCAGAATCGATACCTTTTGACACTGACATGACATCCAGAACCGACATCAATTGGCGTCTTAGAATGCCAAGCAATGGGGGCCCAGAATGGGACGCCGGACATGCCGAGAAAATGTCTCATTGCGTAACAAATTATTCAGCATTCTAGCGAAGTAGAACGGTTGCTTGCTCTAGGACAGTCGATTGCTCAGATCTGCAAGAAGGTCGCCGTCTTCTCATGATCAACGAAAAAACCATCGACGTTTGCACGTCGACGGTTTGGATTCAAGATTCGATTAATAGGCAGCCTACTGCCGTCTGCGTCGGATCCTGTGACGAATTGAAGGGATGTTTCTAATTGGTTGTTCGAAACATCGGGAACGCTCAATCTACTGAAAAAGAGCCCTAGGATTGCAATCGAAGGGCTTTTGTAGAGCCGCCGAAGAGACTTGAACTCTTGACCTACGCATTACGAATGCGTCGCTCTACCAACTGAGCTACGGCGGCTTGGAGTGTAGGCAGTTCCTGCGGATTTTCGCGGAACGTCACAGCAATGGTATATCTTACGTTGGCCGGTTTTGCAAGCCGAATGGCGGGGGGCGGCAAACCCTTTGGGGGACTGTTGATAGGGTGGTTTTCGCTTAGCCGTTATGTGGCGGTTTTTTGTCTTCTCGCGAGGGAATCTGGCCGATTTTGTAGTCCGGCCAGCGGCGTTCGATGAGGTCGACAATCTCCTGCGGCATGTCCAATTGCGCCGGCCAGGGGCGTGATTGGGTCTCTTCTGGGAATTTCGTGGTCGCATCCAGGCCGATCTTGGCCCCGGTTCCGGCAATTGCATTGGCATGGTCCAGGTAGTCGGCTGGGCCGCTGGTCTGTAAGACGTCTCGCGCGGGATCTAGGTTCGCGCCGACTTGAAACCAGACTTGCTCCTCGTTGAGCAAATCGACACCCGCATCGACCACCACCACCAGCTTGCTGTACATCAATTGGTTCAGGCTCCAGATGCCGTTCATCACTTTGCGAGCCTGTTGCGGGTAGGTTTTGTTGATCGAAACAAAACAGATGTTCCGCCCTGCTCCGCTGCGGGGTAGGTGGAAATCTTCGATCTCGGGCAAGAACAATTTGATCAACGGCCGAAAAATTCGCTGGACTGTGCGGTTCATCCAAAACTCTTCACGCGGTGGTTGACCGAACACCGTCGTGGGGAAGACCGGATTGGCGCGATGCGTGAGCGCGGTGAGTTGTAACAGTGGTCGCGGCATGCGGGGTGCATAATACCCTGTTCGACTGCCAAACTCGCTCCCCGGTTGCAGTTCGTGCAGGGCATCGATGTAGCCTTCCAGGACGATTTCCGCATGTGCGGGCGCCTGCAATTCCACACTACGGCAGGCGACGACTTCGATGTTTTTATCTCGCAAAAATCCGCCGAAGACCAACGGGTCGCTATCGGCCGGCAGCGGCAGCGTGCAGACGAAATCTAGCAGTGGGTCGCCTCCCAGCGATACCGCCACGGGGGTCTGCTTGCCAAGCTGGCAGGTTTTTCGAAAATTTTGAAACCCGACGTCGTGTGGTGTCCAATGCACCAGCGCCGAGGTCGCTCCGCGGATCTCCAACGGCACGTTGCCGACATGTCGCGTCCCGGTCACCGGATCGACAGTATGAATCTGGCCGCGGGTAATAAACGGCGCAGTCTCTTTGGGACGGCAATGGAGTTGCGGTAACTCTCCCAGATCGATGTCGCGGCCGACTTTAACGACCTGTTGGCTGATCGCTGTGGCAACTGTTTTGGGTGGCAGATTCGTCAACTGCGAAAATTGAGGCAACAGCTTGAGTTTCTCCAACCAACCGTCGGGAAGTGCGGGACTGATTAAGCCGGCGACGCGGTGAGCCACCTCTTCGACATCGGCAACCCCCAAAGCGCGGCACATCCGTTTTTCGCTGCCCAATAGATTGACTGCTACCGGTAGCGCGGTCTGTTTGACGTTTTCGAAGAGGAGTGCCGGCCCCCCGTCTGCGGACTGTGTGATGCGGTCGGTGATTGCGGCGATTTCCAAAACGGGATCGACCTCAGCCGCCACGCGGATCAACTCGCCGGAATCGTGGAGGTCGGACAAAAAATCAGCGAGATGATCGTACGGCATATGTGTCGCTGCGAATTTAGGGTACGGAAGTCGAATCGTCTTGATCGGAATGGGGAGGATTATAACAACTTCCCCACCCGTTGACTTGTGCTCGCCCCCCGGATTTCAGTTGAATGGCGGCGGTGGGATGTTTTGTGCGAGCTGCCGCTCGAATTGGCAGCGGTCGTTTTTGGTGGGTTGCCTCTTACCTCCATGACGGCAGGCGGGAGCCCGCCCTACCGTTGCACTGTATTTATTGGTTGCTGCAACAGCGCTTCCGCTGGACTGCTGCAAACGTTCGCCGTTATGATTTTGGAAAGACCACTCAACGATATTAGGAGTCCTCGAGAAGTGCAAATTCGCTCATTGCTGCTGACGGCCGCTACCATTTCACTAATCTTTTCCGGTACGATCACGAACGCCTTTGCGGGCGACGGTGCTGATAAGAAGGCGATTGAAGAAGTGGCCTCCGGGAAACGGACAACTGCCAATGCCGCTTGGTGGGGTTTCGATGCTGAAGATGCCACCGATACGTTGCAAGCTGCGATTGATTCGGGCGCCAAAAAAGTGATTGTCCCCTACGTGGGGCAACCCTGGATTGTGCGGCCGATTCAGTTGCATGGAAATCTGGAGCTGGTCTTTCAGCCCGGCGTGTTGGTGTTGGCTAAAGGCGGGGAATTCCGCGGCGGCGGAGACTCGTTAATCCGCGCTGAAGACGTATCGGACATCACCATTCGTGGGTACGGCGCGACGCTCCGCATGCGCAAAAAGGATTACCAACAGCCTCCCTATGAAAAAGCGGAATGGCGAATGGGCTTGCGTATTGTCGGCTGTCAGCGGGTCGATATTTCGGGACTGCGTGTTGAAAGTTCTGGCGGCGACGGAATTTATATCGGTTCCAGCGGCAAAAACCGTTGGTGCACCGACATCACGATTCGTGATTGCGTCTGCCACGACAACCACCGTCAAGGAATTAGCGTGATTAGCGCGGAAAACCTGTTGGTTGAAAATTGCATTCTCTCAGGGACAGACGGGACCGCTCCGGAAGCGGGGATCGATCTCGAACCGGATAGTCCGGATGAGCGGTTGATGAATTGCGTGGTTCGTAATTGCGTGATGGAAGACAACTCGGGGCACGGGATTTTGGTGTATCTCAAACCGCTGTCTGCGGAGTCGGAACCGGTCTCGGTGCGGTTTGAAAACTGTCTCACGCGGATGGGCAAACCGGGCATGGCAGCGGATGATTTCACCGATCCCCAGATGCGCGGTTGGGCCGGCATGGCGGTCGGGACCGCGCGGGATGACGGGCCGCAAGGTCTGATCGAATTTATCAACTGCACCTCAGAAAATACCGGCAAGGAGGGGGCGAAGATCTTTGACAAATCAGCCAAGAGCGTGAAAGTCCGGTTTGTGGATTGTAACTGGCGAAACTCTTGGGTCGCACGGCACCAGGATTATGGTGGACCGCGGCCTGCCGTCTTCTTTCACCTACGGCGGCCCGAAATTGTCACCGCACCGGGTGGGGTCGAATTCGTCAACTGTCATCTGTACTACGACGCAATTGGCCCGGCTTTGGATTATGTCGATGATCATGGCGGGCATGATTTGCAGGACGTCACCGGAAAGATCACACTGCACCGGCAACACAAAGTCCCCAACCAACTGGGGGACGCGGCGAATCATGTTAATCTGCAGTTGATTGAAGTTGAAAAATAGCCACGGATTCACACAGATAAAACACGGATTCAAACCTCCCAAAGTAGGGTGCGTCGCGACGCACCTTTCAATTCAGGACGGTAGATTCACAATAAAAAAGTTAGCGTACAAAGACACGAAGCCGGAAAGAACAGGGAGCGGAGAGCCCCCTTTTTTCCCTTTGCAGCTCAGCGCCTTTGCGTGAGTTTTTCTTCTTTCGTTTTTAATTTGAATACGAATTATCACTGGCAAAACCTGGAACGATTCCACAATGACGACAACCGCTGAGCTAACTTTGAATGGCGTTTCCATTGTGGATACGTTTGCTGAGGCGTTTCCGACGATGGCGGCGCGGGTGATTGTGACGGCTGCCAATGCCCATTGGGCTGATGTGGCCGGGACGGTGATGACCGGTTATGCGACCAGCGTGATTGCCTGCGACGCCGAGGCTGCCGTCGAGCGTCTGCTGTCGGCTGATGAAACGCCCGATGGGCGGCCGGGGGTGAGCGTGTTGGTTTTTGCCTTCAATCGCGATGCCTTGGCAAAGGCCGTTGTCGGACGCGTCGGGCAATGCGTGCTGACGTGTCCGACGACCGCTTGTTACAACGGACTGTTGGATACGCCAACGGACAAACAGTTCTCCGTCGGCGGGCAATTGCGGTTTTTCGGTGACTCGTTTCAACAATCCAAAAAAATTGGCACGCAACGACTTTGGCGGATCCCGGTGATGGATGGCGAATTCGTTTGCGAGGATCGTTTCGGGTCCCTCAAGGGGGTCGCGGGCGGCAATCTCATTATCGCGGGACGTTCTCCCCAAGCCGCCTTATCCGCATCAGAAGCGGCGGTGACTGCGATTCGTGAGATTCCCAACGTGATCCTGCCGTTTCCTGGAGGGATTGTCCGCAGCGGCAGTAAGGTTGGTTCGCGATACAAAAAACTCAACGCCAGCACGAACGATGCTTATTGCCCGACACTACGAGGCATGACCGACCTGGCGATTCCCGAAACCGTGGAGGCAGTCTATGAAATCGTCATCGACGGCTTGGCTGCCGACGATGTTCAGGCAGCCATGCAAGCGGGCTTGCACGCTGCTTGCAGTGTGGAGGAGATCGAATTGGTAACGGCTGGAAATTACGGTGGCAAGCTTGGCCCGCACCATTTTTACCTCAAGGATCTCCTGTAGCCGTTCGTTATTTGAGACGAATCCGGTGTGCCTATTGCTATTGCGCTAATCCTTCTGTTCTAACTCGCGGCGCAGAGCGGCGAGTTCGTCTTCGATGGCGGGATCACGTCCGGTGGGAGCATCGGCAGAAACATCGTCGTCCGCCTCTGTGCCGAGGACTTGGGTGTCGTCCAGCAGATTGTCGACGGTGTCGTTGGCGGAGGATGCGTTGGATTGGCTGAGAATTTGTTCTTGCAGCCGCCGCGCTTCCGCAAGTCGTGCTTCTAGGGCGCGGCGGGTGGTTTCCAATTGCTCGCTGGTGGAGACGGCGGCTGTGTGTTGTTGCAGCAGTCCGGCAATCAAGTCTTCGACTTCCCGTTTTCGCATCAACGCTCGCCGTGCAGCTTCCTCGTGACCGGCTGACAGTTCCTCGCGGGCTTTGTCCTGCCAATGTGCGATGTGTCGGCGGTGTTCGTCGATTTCGGATTGAATCCGCTGTTGATTCGAGGTCGCGGTCGCGACGCTACGATTAGCGCCGGCGACACCCGCTTCCATTTCGCGGAGGATACTCAAGATGGCCGCATGTGGGTCGGCCTCCCGATCAAGCAATTCATTCAAATTACAGGTGACTATGTCACTGAGCCGGCTGAAATAGGTCATCGCCGCTACTCCGATTCCTTCATAACGCGTCTCAAAATCGTCTGCTGTTTGGTTGTGTTGATTCTGGTGAATTCCCCAGACCGTGCACAACCGAATTTTGAAACGGGTTCTCGTGGGCCGTTAAAAAAAGTCCCGATGCTTCGCTGGTGCGTCGAGAGCATCCCTTGGTAACGTCAAACCGCTGAAAATGGTTCACTCATCAGCTCATATTCCATCAATTTTTAATGGAATCTTCCCATCGCCCTCTGGGAGATGCCATCTGTGATCATTCTAGGCTGCGAGTGTTGTTTTTTGTCATCACATTTTTCTGAGATTTCGCTAAACGATAACTGTCGATCGTCAATAGTCTTCGGCCGGCCCGCGCACGCCGCGGGAGAGTAATTTTTCTTGGAGTTTTTCACGCGCCAAACGCAAGCGGCTTTTGGCGGTCGAAGTCGTCGTCTCTGTGGCATCGGCCACTTCCGAGAGCGTCAAACCAGCGTAGTGATGCATCACAAAGGTCGTTCGCTGCAGCTCGGGCAATTGTTGCAGCAAATTATCGACGATTTGCGCCAGTTCCTTCACGTGTGTTTGATCTTCAGGAGAAACGACCTCGCCTACCAGCCGCGCAAGAGCGTTGTCGTCTTCGTCGCGAGATTGCACTGCGCGAATCAGTGCGTCGTGTGACTGGCGGCGAATGCTGTCAATCATCAGGTTGCGGGCGATTCGATACATCCACCCGCGAAACCGTCCCATGGGGAGGTAATCCCACGATTGATTGTAGACTCGCAGTAGCGTTTCTTGCGTCAAATCCTCCGACATTTGTCGGTCGCGCGTATTTCGGAAGAAAAACCCAATCAGCGGTGCTTGGTAACAGACGACCAACTCTTCAAAGGCGCAGGAATTCCCGGCCTGAATTTCGATCATCAGGCGATCGTCGTTATTGGTGACTGTTTCCGGTTCCGGCACGGCATTCTTCTCGCGCTACAACTTAACTGTTGAATCTCCCAGACTGGTCTCCCGGCCGCCATACGCGCCGCCCCAGTTGACGTCTCAGTACTTCCCACTATAGTGGCGCCAGCGTCGGATGTCACTAATACGTTCCCGTAAGTTTCGTCCTCTGGCTGTTGGGTGTGTGGTGTTTTGAGGATTATTCGGCGAGTTTTTTACTGTGTCCATTTCACTGCATTACGGCCAACGCCGCGTTTATGAATGCGATTGCGATCCCTCGCAACTCCAGGCGCAACTAGCGCTTCCGCATCCCACGGCGGATTTTGGTGCGGATCTCAAGACGGCTTTCGAGCAGCCGCTCGATTTTCCTCCGCTGTCACAGTGCGTCGTGCCCGGTGACAAAGTGGTACTCGCCGTCGACCATCACACACCGCGGGCAGCGGAGATTGTCGACGCTGTTTGCGAGATCCTCATCGCCAGCGGCATCGAACCGGGTGATGTGACGATTTTGCAACCCGCGTCGACCGGCAATGGTTTATTGATCGATCCCCGCAGCCAGTTGGTCGATTCGATCCAAGCGCAAATCGAATGGGAAATCCACGACCCGGCTGATGAAAACCAAAACGCATATGTCGCAACGACGGCGGGAGGCCAGCGGATTTATCTTTCCCGCAATTTGGTCGAAGCCGATTTTGTGCTGAGCATCGGTCAAATCACCTTCGATCCGGTCATGGGATACCGCGGAACCAATAGCGTGTTTTATCCAGGTCTCTCCTCAGCCGATGCATTTGGCCGCGCGCAGGGACAAGGACACAGTGAACTCGGTCCCGATGAAGAACGTCCCTTTCGGCAACTCGTCGACGAAGTCGCTTGGTTGCTTGGCACGCAGGTGAGCGTGCAGGTGATCGCCGCCGGGCGTGGCGAAGTGTTGACTGTGTTGAGCGGAGCCAACGAGTCGGTTTTACGACGCGGCATTTCTTTGTTGGGTGATCATTGGCGACTGCAAGTCGATGAACGTGCCGAGGTCGTCGTGGCGGCCGTTAGTGCGGATGCGGGTGGGCACAGCTGGGAACAATTTGGGACGGCAGTGGCGAATGCCCGACGGCTGGTTACGCGGGGCGGCCGGATTGTGATCCTTTCGGAATTGTCCGCCGAGCCGGGCGATGGCATGCAGCTGATCCGTGGCAGCGACGAACCTCGCGATGCGATTCAACCGCTCTGTGATCTGTCCCCACCGGACCTCATTCCGGCCCTGCAATTGGCCGATGCTCTCGACTGGGCGGAGGTGCATTTGTTGAGTCATGTCCGCGACAGCATCGTCTCGGAATTGCATATGCAGCCGTTAGCCAGTGAGAGTGCTGTTGATGCGATCGTTGCCGAGGCGGGATCCTGTATTTTCCTGGATGGGGCGCAACACGCGTATGGGAACGTGCGGTCTTAATACATCCGTCTGGATTTCTTCGAAGATGGCGAGAGACTCATGACTGATCCGGAAACCCCGCTCGATGTGCTTGTCGTTGCACCGCATCCCGATGATGCGGAGATCAGTGTCGGCGGCACCATCCTCCTCAGTCGGCAACAGGGGCTGCGGGTCGGCGTCGTGGAATTGACCAGCGGAGAACCGACACCGCACGGCACACCGGCGATTCGCCAACGCGAAACCGCAGCGGCTACGAAAGTGCTGGGACTCGATTTTCGCGAAAATTTGGGACTCCCTAACCGCAGCCTGGAACATACTCTGCAAGCGCGGCGGGCATTGGCGGGTGTATTTCGGCGGACACGTCCGCAAACGATTTTGGCGCCGTACTGGGACGATGCGCACCCCGATCATGTGGTGGCGAGCGCTCTGTGTGATGCGGCACGGTTCTGG
Coding sequences within it:
- the fhcD gene encoding formylmethanofuran--tetrahydromethanopterin N-formyltransferase is translated as MTTTAELTLNGVSIVDTFAEAFPTMAARVIVTAANAHWADVAGTVMTGYATSVIACDAEAAVERLLSADETPDGRPGVSVLVFAFNRDALAKAVVGRVGQCVLTCPTTACYNGLLDTPTDKQFSVGGQLRFFGDSFQQSKKIGTQRLWRIPVMDGEFVCEDRFGSLKGVAGGNLIIAGRSPQAALSASEAAVTAIREIPNVILPFPGGIVRSGSKVGSRYKKLNASTNDAYCPTLRGMTDLAIPETVEAVYEIVIDGLAADDVQAAMQAGLHAACSVEEIELVTAGNYGGKLGPHHFYLKDLL
- the bshB1 gene encoding bacillithiol biosynthesis deacetylase BshB1 — encoded protein: MTDPETPLDVLVVAPHPDDAEISVGGTILLSRQQGLRVGVVELTSGEPTPHGTPAIRQRETAAATKVLGLDFRENLGLPNRSLEHTLQARRALAGVFRRTRPQTILAPYWDDAHPDHVVASALCDAARFWSKLSRTDLPAQPFWPPRILYFWSIHLRIHPKPSLVLDISEHIETKMESIRCYESQVLINRPKEFPTILDDIQDRARYWGWTIGKGYGEPFASREEIGLGSLESLI
- a CDS encoding right-handed parallel beta-helix repeat-containing protein — its product is MQIRSLLLTAATISLIFSGTITNAFAGDGADKKAIEEVASGKRTTANAAWWGFDAEDATDTLQAAIDSGAKKVIVPYVGQPWIVRPIQLHGNLELVFQPGVLVLAKGGEFRGGGDSLIRAEDVSDITIRGYGATLRMRKKDYQQPPYEKAEWRMGLRIVGCQRVDISGLRVESSGGDGIYIGSSGKNRWCTDITIRDCVCHDNHRQGISVISAENLLVENCILSGTDGTAPEAGIDLEPDSPDERLMNCVVRNCVMEDNSGHGILVYLKPLSAESEPVSVRFENCLTRMGKPGMAADDFTDPQMRGWAGMAVGTARDDGPQGLIEFINCTSENTGKEGAKIFDKSAKSVKVRFVDCNWRNSWVARHQDYGGPRPAVFFHLRRPEIVTAPGGVEFVNCHLYYDAIGPALDYVDDHGGHDLQDVTGKITLHRQHKVPNQLGDAANHVNLQLIEVEK
- a CDS encoding RNA polymerase sigma factor, producing MPEPETVTNNDDRLMIEIQAGNSCAFEELVVCYQAPLIGFFFRNTRDRQMSEDLTQETLLRVYNQSWDYLPMGRFRGWMYRIARNLMIDSIRRQSHDALIRAVQSRDEDDNALARLVGEVVSPEDQTHVKELAQIVDNLLQQLPELQRTTFVMHHYAGLTLSEVADATETTTSTAKSRLRLAREKLQEKLLSRGVRGPAEDY
- a CDS encoding lactate racemase domain-containing protein, encoding MSISLHYGQRRVYECDCDPSQLQAQLALPHPTADFGADLKTAFEQPLDFPPLSQCVVPGDKVVLAVDHHTPRAAEIVDAVCEILIASGIEPGDVTILQPASTGNGLLIDPRSQLVDSIQAQIEWEIHDPADENQNAYVATTAGGQRIYLSRNLVEADFVLSIGQITFDPVMGYRGTNSVFYPGLSSADAFGRAQGQGHSELGPDEERPFRQLVDEVAWLLGTQVSVQVIAAGRGEVLTVLSGANESVLRRGISLLGDHWRLQVDERAEVVVAAVSADAGGHSWEQFGTAVANARRLVTRGGRIVILSELSAEPGDGMQLIRGSDEPRDAIQPLCDLSPPDLIPALQLADALDWAEVHLLSHVRDSIVSELHMQPLASESAVDAIVAEAGSCIFLDGAQHAYGNVRS
- a CDS encoding PspA/IM30 family protein, whose protein sequence is MTYFSRLSDIVTCNLNELLDREADPHAAILSILREMEAGVAGANRSVATATSNQQRIQSEIDEHRRHIAHWQDKAREELSAGHEEAARRALMRKREVEDLIAGLLQQHTAAVSTSEQLETTRRALEARLAEARRLQEQILSQSNASSANDTVDNLLDDTQVLGTEADDDVSADAPTGRDPAIEDELAALRRELEQKD
- a CDS encoding UbiD family decarboxylase, producing the protein MPYDHLADFLSDLHDSGELIRVAAEVDPVLEIAAITDRITQSADGGPALLFENVKQTALPVAVNLLGSEKRMCRALGVADVEEVAHRVAGLISPALPDGWLEKLKLLPQFSQLTNLPPKTVATAISQQVVKVGRDIDLGELPQLHCRPKETAPFITRGQIHTVDPVTGTRHVGNVPLEIRGATSALVHWTPHDVGFQNFRKTCQLGKQTPVAVSLGGDPLLDFVCTLPLPADSDPLVFGGFLRDKNIEVVACRSVELQAPAHAEIVLEGYIDALHELQPGSEFGSRTGYYAPRMPRPLLQLTALTHRANPVFPTTVFGQPPREEFWMNRTVQRIFRPLIKLFLPEIEDFHLPRSGAGRNICFVSINKTYPQQARKVMNGIWSLNQLMYSKLVVVVDAGVDLLNEEQVWFQVGANLDPARDVLQTSGPADYLDHANAIAGTGAKIGLDATTKFPEETQSRPWPAQLDMPQEIVDLIERRWPDYKIGQIPSREDKKPPHNG
- a CDS encoding OmpP1/FadL family transporter, which encodes MHRNLQALIVLTISVCTIAINAQNAQAQAFGVELHNTMMPVSGAMGGASLARPQDVQSAINGNPATVARLTGTTFGFSGSWVESTFNISNNPPAGSLFSQLVGPFEAKSVGQGSLLGNIAVAQDLRPLGVPGTLGVGLISSAGVGSSFRQVPESNGTSAFLAFLDVNVAAGVDVTEELSVGAKLQLGNGTLDGPFVGLTGAAYDYALRGSVGVDYDIAPATTVGFYYQTKQSYNFDDAAILDVPLRDPIISDIFVDLPNNYGLGIADESLMNGRLLLAADVLFKQWSDTDLFGAVYDDQWVFQFGSQYSVNDRVKLRLGYVYAQNATRTQVGNSAGGVTPPGGQAAIRYVQAQFPAFNRHRLTGGFGIKDLLPNVDMDFFAGGMFRDTETFGDFTSDELATYWVGTGLTWHFGGGCSNQTCDACALVAH